A genomic window from Lotus japonicus ecotype B-129 chromosome 1, LjGifu_v1.2 includes:
- the LOC130710081 gene encoding uncharacterized protein LOC130710081 produces MTCRSGNSYNPSYLNLTIRAEEPLTLILKLPPIARAQGDHAFQISLHSTFQISSFFVSFQVSTNMSQESGKQSAPGLVPVKNAHGVRFLGLKSPSSHSTRVTRSSSGIAAQSSSPGHSPTPKKMRTKQVVTKKKTLRFSPPQDTSPISESDTENVADIPDLDIVHAEDLLDLASARVSEPPVQSNVEKSTSFSEDSVDVHDDAPPMKKSVIKTGSAKAPPETSSRKGKEHVILDSDGDTSDDVDVTVKNIESRLRKKMKHATPVKSTIRTPKDSKAAGSVRKSKGETTSKGKGLNVSNKKRKHVSDHESDQDGEPTMPDISTTTRKRVKGKRVPMNVADVPLDNVSFHYADNAQRWKFVSHRRIAIERELSEEALEFKEIIDLLSKAELMKTVKGIGRCYEKLVREFIVNISSDYDDAGSAEFHKVFFRGKCVHLSPVVINEFLGRSTTAVAEGESDLNEIAKVISGKQVMQWPKKGLLPSGKLTAKFTVLSKIGAANWLATNHTSGITIPLAKLIFWIGTGAMMDFGQHVFEHTFKHVGSYAVKLSIMFPCLITELILQQHPSILQADEAPSKKGLPLNFDYRLFAGTHVPNIVLNAPKDAPSASGTKGVTSTGKDDILAELKEISKTLQATIQASKVRKHNVDQLIKMLAAPADDEVSDPADDEDAEADLDEEDDDEALSDDDNVEEEGEYPTDADSTSESTSE; encoded by the coding sequence ATGACATGTCGGAGTGGTAACAGCTATAATCCATCCTACTTAAACCTCACAATCCGTGCAGAGGAACCACTCACACTTATCTTGAAACTTCCTCCAATCGCTCGTGCTCAAGGGGATCATGCTTTTCAAATTTCTCTCCATTCTACATTCCAAattagcagtttctttgtctcATTTCAAGTATCTACCAACATGTCTCAGGAATCTGGCAAGCAAAGCGCTCCTGGTCTTGTTCCTGTGAAGAATGCTCATGGTGTTAGATTTCTTGGTTTGAAATCTCCGTCCTCCCACTCCACTAGGGTTACTCGATCTTCCTCTGGAATTGCTGCTCAATCATCTTCCCCAGGACACTCTCCCACTCCTAAAAAGATGCGAACCAAGCAAGTTGTGACAAAGAAGAAGACTCTCCGTTTCTCTCCACCACAGGACACCTCTCCAATCAGTGAGTCAGAtactgaaaatgtggctgatatTCCTGATCTAGACATTGTGCATGCTGAAGATTTGCTGGATCTTGCAAGTGCAAGGGTTTCTGAACCTCCGGTTCAATCAAATGTGGAGAAATCCACTTCCTTCTCTGAAGACTCTGTCGATGTTCACGATGATGCTCCTCCTATGAAGAAATCAGTAATCAAGACTGGCTCTGCTAAAGCGCCTCCGGAAACTTCCTCCAGGAAAGGGAAAGAGCATGTAATCCTTGATTCTGATGGCGATACTTCTGATGATGTTGATGTGACTGTGAAGAATATAGAAAGCaggttgaggaagaagatgaaacacGCAACACCGGTCAAGTCAACTATAAGGACCCCTAAGGACTCCAAAGCTGCTGGCTCTGTAAGGAAAAGCAAAGGCGAGACAACAAGCAAAGGAAAAGGGTTGAATGTTTCAAACAAGAAGAGGAAGCATGTCTCTGACCATGAGTCAGATCAAGATGGTGAACCAACCATGCCTGACATCTCTACAACTACAAGGAAGAGGGTTAAGGGTAAACGAGTTCCCATGAATGTTGCTGATGTCCCTTTGGACAATGTTTCTTTCCACTATGCAGATAATGCTCAGAGATGGAAGTTTGTCTCCCATAGACGCATTGCTATAGAGAGGGAGTTGAGTGAGGAGGCCTTGGaattcaaggagatcattgatctCCTCAGTAAAGCTGAGTTGATGAAGACTGTCAAAGGTATTGGCAGGTGTTATGAGAAACTTGTGAGGGAGTTTATTGTCAACATTTCCTCTGACTATGATGATGCAGGGTCTGCTGAGTTTCACAAGGTTTTTTTCAGGGGAAAGTGTGTGCATTTATCTCCAGTTGTGATCAATGAATTTCTGGGAAGGTCTACCACAGCTGTTGCTGAGGGGGAGTCTGACCTCAATGAGATTGCTAAGGTTATCTCTGGCAAGCAAGTGATGCAGTGGCCCAAAAAGGGTTTGTTACCATCTGGGAAGCTAACTGCCAAGTTTACTGTGTTGAGCAAAATTGGTGCTGCAAATTGGCTTGCAACAAATCATACTTCTGGAATTACTATCCCTCTGGCCAAGTTAATCTTCTGGATAGGTACTGGGGCTATGATGGATTTTGGACAACATGTGTTTGAGCATACCTTCAAACATGTTGGTTCCTATGCTGTGAAATTGTCAATCATGTTCCCATGTCTCATTACTGAGTTGATTCTTCAGCAACATCCTAGCATCTTGCAGGCTGATGAAGCCCCCAGTAAGAAAGGATTGCCTCTGAATTTTGACTATAGACTGTTTGCTGGGACACATGTGCCAAACATTGTGTTAAATGCTCCCAAGGATGCTCCTAGTGCTAGTGGAACCAAGGGCGTGACTAGTACTGGCAAAGATGACATCTTGGCAGAACTGAAGGAAATTTCCAAGACTCTTCAAGCCACCATTCAAGCTAGCAAGGTCAGGAAGCATAATGTGGATCAGCTCATCAAAATGCTTGCTGCACCAGCTGATGATGAGGTGAGTGATCCTGCTGATGATGAGGATGCTGAGGCAGACTTGGAtgaggaggatgatgatgaggcACTGTCAGATGATGACAAtgtggaggaggaaggagaataTCCTACTGATGCTGATTCAACTTCTGAAAGCACTTCTGAGTAG